ttcgaaaaAAAAGTTGCATCTTTAACTTCTTCACAACTAAGTTTCATTTGCCAGTGAGCGTAGTGTTACAGTCTTACAGGATTATCGGGCTTTAGGAGAAGACATTATAAAGTAATCTTACAGTAAGAAAGAGGTATCACTATTACTTTCATTAAATCTCtggtgaaaaacattttttttcctgtgaaataGTGATATTACTCACCTCCCAAACTTGTGAGACTTAGTAGaccattaaatttattttttataacaaaaatttgGTTAGTCAAATTATTCATGCTTAGTTAGACATAGTATGCATTTATAATAAAGCATGCTTGGTGAGTAAGTgagcatttgcatttttatttttttaattgagttaattttttttctttcctcaaggcCTATATGAACCCAATAGCAATGGCCAGATCAAGGGGTCCAATCCAGTCTTCGGGGCCAACGATCCAAGATTATCTGAATCGACCAAGGCCTACCTGGTATTTGTAAAACAATTTAGACATTTATAaggtttttgtaaattttttaaaggttactgTTACAACTCTTACTGCTTGCAAATCAGTTGTCACACATAATTTTTGAATTGATACTCATAGGTGCTTTCTTGTCAGTGTATGAAACACATGCATCATGCATAACTGTAAAGCAAGTATTTGAGAACCCGCCATCCTGTATAGCTACCAGATAACCTTTCATACCGTTCTCTTCTCTACCTCTAAAGAGGTAGAAGGACTCCCAGATAGATGTACTTTTGGATAAGATTTATTACAGAGTGTACCAGCCACAGGCAACAAAGGGAAAAGGATCATGGGGTGAAGTCTCAGGGAGACTAGGCTCAGACTTGTACGGCTTCTTCTCTTGTGGAATCACATAGGATGAATTTATAACCTCAGCAATGAGTTGTCTTAACACATCTGAGATGTTGCCAACCAGGGGAGTCTGTGAGAGACTCCGTGTGCCCAGGGCTTTTATTGGGGACTGGTCAGCCTCTGCCTATCAGGTgtcaaaattccagactcccagaagaAATGCAGGTGATCACCCTCAACAGTAGTATTCGTACAGTGAGCTACTCTTATGAGGGAATGGTAAGCACCTTTCCAGAATCCAAATTCCCAGATGACAGCCAGGGCTAAACTCGTAAATGGGCCTTTCTAGGAATAAGCTGTCAGGCATGCTATATCAACTCTTCTGTCCCGTATGTGAGGTGcattataaaattaatgtttagtATAAAAATAGTAGTTTAAATAGACTTTAGCTCACCCTAACACTGAAACTACTAGCTTTGGGACTTGAGGAAGAATTTATACCGTCCTCAAGCTTCCctcctttttctgtaaaataggaGTAATAATACTGTGTTTTCTCACAGGATTATTAGGATTAAAGTAGCGTGTATTAAAAACAGTGCCACTTGTATGTAAGTGCTCAGATGTTTGGTGTATTAGCTCTTATAATCCATACTTAGAAAAGGAATGATCAGTGGTATCTGACAGAGTATATTCATAATATTTGATTAAGGAGGATGTgagcaaaataatttaaacatatcaACACTGAAATGGAGGTTTATTAGgatattaagaaatttttatttatgaaatttttgttctgtttgtaaGCATCCACCTCTAATAGGAATTGCTTGAAAACTTacttgtttcctattttttaagggaagaagtgaaagaacaattagaaaagaaaaagaaaggctccAAGGCATTGgctgaatttgaagaaaaaatgaacGAGGTTTGTAAATagtacttctttgaaaaaataggcACCCTAAatgtatgatttctttaaaataaaaagaggaatacCATATTACAGTAATTTATGTCATCTTGGGTTTTCTAAAATTGACTTCTCTTTAGCTTCCCATGCCCCCATGTGCTTATATTACCCTGAGATTTCCATGATGTTTGCCTGTTTTGATTACAAAGGTGTGTAGTATTTCAGCTACAATGTAGATTAATTCAGGGTTGCCTAGCTAGCTCATTCAGTAGAGTGAGCAACTCTTgaactcaggattgtgagtttgaacccccatgttgggtagagagattacttaaaatctttaaaaaatatacatggatggatggatagataaattCAGCTTTTACTGTCTGGAAATAGAATCTAACCATCTtcgttaaaaagaaaaagttctcagCCTCACTGATAATACTGACTATTCCTCTCAATATACAGTGTAGAACTCCCACTCTTTAATACCCTCTTCGAAAAGGGCTAGTGgggtcgggtgcctgggtggctcagtcagttaggtggccaactcttgatttcagctcaggtcatgatctcagggtctagggattgagccccatatcaggcttcaggctcagctgggagtctgcttatccatctcccttcccctctcttcctctccctgcttgcatgcacaagcactctctctctctctctctctctctctctctctaataaataaataaaatcttttttttttttttttttttttttttaaaaagaactagtGTGGCTGAtgcctgcttggctcagtggcttaagcggctgactttgattttggctcaggtcacaatctcagggttgtaagatcgagccccacctcagactccatgcagagtctgcttaaggttctctctccctctccttcccactccccaccccacccccactcacgctatcaaaggaaggaaggaaggaaggaaagaaagaaagaaagaaaagagctcgTAAAGGAGAAAAGAGCTAGTAAAGGGTCTTTTGGTGACAGGGTTCTGGCACCTGTACTTTTCCCTGTACTTAGAGGCCAAGATGGTGAGAGGTAGTagaggacagaggaaaggaagtAGTGGCTTTCATATCAGGTGTATTACAAGGGGATATATAGCCTCTGATGGTGTTCATAACCTTTTTGCAGAACtggaagaaagaactagaaaaacacAGGGAGAAATTACTAAGTGGAAGTGAGAGCTCATCCAAAAAAAGACAGGTAATGCCATTTTGAGCTTAATGCTGTTTTTAATGTCCTATTTGGGTTTTCATAATCTGTGTCTTACTGTcagtagataattttaaaaactcacatcAACATATTTAGAtttgtacttttatttgtttgcttttagagaaagaaaaaagaaaagaagaaatctggTAGGGTGAgcaaaagttttccatttttctaaatgttacaATTAAGAGCCTACAAGAAaagtaagaataatttttatgatCTGTTTGTTAACTGTAAATGAGTCAAGGAGTCTTGAAGTCCTTTAGTAGTTGTGGGTGGGTTTTATTCTAGTAGCAGTATAAAGAAAAGCACTTACCTCCTTATATCCTGGTAACTGTTGttgtcagggagagaaagagagaacattgaTTACCATTGGCATATCTGTACTTTGTTGAGCCTTTTTCGTGTATGTGAGGGAGTATGGGGAGTGtgatatttgacattttaatatttaaggcaTCTGTGTAGATCTCTCAGACCACTATAGTGATTTTGTTAAGTATTTGAGAGACTTagtgataagaaaaataattcctgcATCTCACAAGCTTTAATTATTTTGTGCTTGGTCAAGTAttcatcttcttcttcatcaAGCTCTGATTCTTCCAGCAGTTCTTCAGATTCTGAAGATGAGGTAAGACTTGCCTGTAATGGTTTATGAAATAATAATctctagtttgtttttttgtttttgtttttttgttttaatgacaaGAGGATATCCATTATGAAATACCTGTTAGAAACTTTGGCTTCCAGGTTTTGGTTAATTATCCATAACTGAGAGCACTGATATGAATAAATAAGTAggtatttaagtatatatttagatataaatatatatattaattcctaaatttgtctttttttttttttttctaaatttgtcttattctctttaaaaacatcagtaaaagaaatagagtctaaaaatctaaaatgctATTTGACTAGATGCTAGAGGTTACATGTGATTTAAattacttgacttttttttttataaagcagGAAGATTAATATAAGTTACATTTTAAGCATTACTtatgaatggggcacctggctggctcagtcagtagagcacatgactcttgatcttgggtttgtgagctcaagccccgcatgggcatagagtttgcttaaaaaattattatgtaaaaCATGCACTTGCAAACTGGTTCTTTCATTTAAGTTTGTTCGTTGATAAAGTTTTGGTATTAATAAAATGCATcgattatatttttgaaagagaaagcaaatgtttctaaaaatgttttatataggacaaaaaacaaggaaaaaggaaaaagaaaaagaagaaccgTTCACATAAATCTTCTGAAAGCTCCATGTCAGAAACTGAATCGGACAGTAAGGTAAAATCAGCAACATTTTGGataacaaacacatttttttttccttttaggtcaTCCTATCTTAAATTGCTCTCGGTTTACAGATGAGATGCTATT
This genomic stretch from Mustela erminea isolate mMusErm1 chromosome 11, mMusErm1.Pri, whole genome shotgun sequence harbors:
- the FAM133B gene encoding protein FAM133B isoform X1, coding for MGKRDNRVAYMNPIAMARSRGPIQSSGPTIQDYLNRPRPTWEEVKEQLEKKKKGSKALAEFEEKMNENWKKELEKHREKLLSGSESSSKKRQRKKKEKKKSGRYSSSSSSSSDSSSSSSDSEDEDKKQGKRKKKKKNRSHKSSESSMSETESDSKDSLKKKKRSKDATEKEKDIKGQSKKRKIYSEDKPLSSESLSESDHIEEVRAKKKKSSEEREKVIEKTKKKKKHKKHSKKKKKKAASSSPDLP
- the FAM133B gene encoding protein FAM133B isoform X3 → MGKRDNRVAYMNPIAMARSRGPIQSSGPTIQDYLNRPRPTWEEVKEQLEKKKKGSKALAEFEEKMNENWKKELEKHREKLLSGSESSSKKRQRKKKEKKKSGRYSSSSSSSSDSSSSSSDSEDEDKKQGKRKKKKKNRSHKSSESSMSETESDSKDIKGQSKKRKIYSEDKPLSSESLSESDHIEEVRAKKKKSSEEREKVIEKTKKKKKHKKHSKKKKKKAASSSPDLP
- the FAM133B gene encoding protein FAM133B isoform X2 is translated as MGKRDNRVAYMNPIAMARSRGPIQSSGPTIQDYLNRPRPTWEEVKEQLEKKKKGSKALAEFEEKMNENWKKELEKHREKLLSGSESSSKKRQRKKKEKKKSGRYSSSSSSSSDSSSSSSDSEDEDKKQGKRKKKKKNRSHKSSESSMSETESDSKDSLKKKKRSKDATEKEKDIKGQSKKRKIYSEDKPLSSESLSESDHIEEVRAKKKKSSEEREKEKTKKKKKHKKHSKKKKKKAASSSPDLP